TCATTTTTGGGATCTGCTGCCAGTTCCACCGCTTCTTTCAGTTTTTCCAGCGGGAAAGTATGCGTAATCATATCTTTTATATTTATTTTCTTTTTTTCTATAATATCCATAGCTTCCGGAAAGTCATAAGGAGTTACTGAATATGTCCCTATTATCGAAATTTCATCTCTAAAAAATCTTCCTGCATCTATTTCCACCATATTATCTTTGTCAAAAGGCGAGAAAACTATTATTTTTCCTCCTCTTCTCAAAAGACCCACAGCTTCGGCAAGCAGTGAAGAATTCCCGGCTGCTATTATAATTATATCCAGACCATTACCGTTTGTTATTTCATTTACCTTTTCGCCGAGATTTTCATTCAGAACATTAATTGTATAATCTACACCCAGCTCCTTGGCTTTTTTTAGTTTAAATTCAGAAATATCTGTTATTATTACCTTTTCTGCTCCTTTTAAGCTGGCAAGCTGACCGTGTATTGTTCCTATCTGTCCTGCCCCCATTATCATAACACTGTCTCCTGTCTGTATGTCTGCTGCTTTCAGCCCGTGAATACAGCATGCCACAGGCTCTGCCAGCGTGGCTTCCTCCACAGATACTCCTTCGGGTACTATGTGTACAAGATGCTTCACATGTTCTTTCGGAATTCTGATATATTCTGCAAATCCCCCAGGCTCTATATTTGTCTTTTTGAACTGTTCACACAGTGTGTACTGCCCTTTATTGCAATAATGACATGTAAAACACGGCACATGTATTGCTGTTATTATTCTGTCTCCAATGTTAAATTTTTCTGTATTCTCACCTTTTTTTACTATCTTCCCTACTGCTTCATGCCCGAGTACCACAGGCCCCTTTACTGTTCCATCCAGTGCCTTATGAATATCTGTCCCGCAAAGACCGCAGGCTTCCATTTTCATTAGTATTTCCCCGTCTCCTATTTCAGGAACCTCTGTTTCCTCATACCTGATATCCCCTTTTCCGTAATATACACTTGCCTTCATTCTTCCTCCGTTCCGGTAATATTTCTATACAAAACATTATTAAACTTTATCTTCAATATCTGCTTTAAAATCATAGAATGGTTTATAAAGCGTTGTAAAAATTTTATTGTAATATTCAGATGCTTTTTTATCAGGTGTCACTTTTCTTATTTCTCCGCTTTTTTCTGCGATCTTGAAATCCTTAATATAACCGTTTTTATATGCTCCCAGTATTGCTGCACCTTTGCTCACAGCCTCGTCTATTTCATATACCGCTATATCTCTCCCAAGTATATCTGCCTTTAATTTCAGCCATAACTTATTTTTACATGCCGCTCCAATGACCTTTATTTCTGCGAATTTATGTTCTGTGAGTTCTTCTATGGAGTTCAGCAGATTTTTCAGTTCAAAGCACAGCCCCTGAAATATAATAAGCAGAAGTTCTTCCTTTGTTGTTCTTTCTGTAATCCCGTAAAACAATGCTTTTGACTCTATACTTCTTCTCGGCGGCCCGCTTCCTCTTAAATGCGGTATAAAAATCCCGTCTGCTTTCGGCTCATACTCTTTCTGCATTATCTTTTCATAAAGTTTCTCTGTAATCCTGTTGAATTCCTCATCAGAAACATCAAATTTTTCCTTATACCACTCCACAGAATACCCAGCTGACGGAAGTGACGAATATATAGTATAGAAGTCCTTTAATACATGAATCCCGTTTGAAAAATTAAATTTAAAGAAGTCATCATTAAGCCCCGGCTCCTTCTTCAAAAACAGCAGCCCTTCTGTTGTTCCTGTAGAATTTAATATGCCGCCCTCATCATACAGCCCTGCTGCCACAGAACCGCACATATGGTCATGACCTGCTGTAGAAACTGTTGTTGTCTCACTCATACCTGCTGCCTGTGCTGTTTCTCTGCTTACCGTTCCTGTTATTTCACCTGATTCTGCCGGTTCAGAAAATAATCCTCTTTCCAGCTGTACATCTTTTAGTATATCTTCTGACCATTTTTTATTTTTTATATCCAGAGCCATTGTACGTGATGCCAGTGAAAATTCTGCTTTTCTTATCCCTGTGAATTTATATGCGATATACTCAGCCATACAAAGCCATTTTCCATTTTCAGGATACTCTTTTATGTTTTCCTTCAGCCATAATATTTTATTCAGGCTGTAATTACTGTGTGCAGGAAGTCCTGTTATATTATATATTTTCTGTCTGCCTGTTTTCTTTATCACAGCTTCTGAAATCTCTTTTGTCCTTGTATCATACCATGTCATTACAGGCCCTTTTATATTTCCCTCTGCATCTGTCAAAACGCCTGCTTCTCCCACACTTGCCACTGATATATGCTTTATTTCAGCCGGATCTCCCGCAGCTTTCACAGTTTCCCGCATACCTGTCATTATTCCGTCCCATAGTTTTTCCACATCAAAGTCGCTGGTGTCTCCGAAATTTATTTTAGGTGTAACAAAGGAATATTTTGATACCAGTGTAAAATCAGGCAATGTAAACAGACATATTTTGCAATTTGTGGTTCCTGCATCTATTCCTATAAAATACATTTTTTTCTCCTTGCTTTTTACTCTGCTTTCATCTCTTTCTTTGTAGATTTATATAAAAATGCAATGATAATAAGTATTACAGGTATCAGTATCAAAGCTATAAAATTACCTTCGAAAATTTTTACCATCCAGAATCTGAAAGGATTTCCCCCGTCCAAAAGGCTTGATATCTCACTTGATGTTCCTATAGGAAAATCTATACTCTTTGCTATTCTTGTAATAACAGGTGCTATTGCTGAAGCCACATACAGATTTCCTATTAAAATCGGTATTCCTATAATAAATGATCTTATTACGTTTCCTTTACATGCCAGTACTACCATTGATATAGGCACCCATAAATTGGCAAGATCGCCCAGCGGAAGAAGTCTGTTTCCCGGAAGTATAACTGCAAGAAGGATTCCCATTGGTATTAACATAAGTGCTGTTGCTATTACTGACGGATGCCCCACTGCTACTGCTATATCCAGACCAATATACAAGTCATCCCTGTCAGGATATCTCTTTCTCAGAAAATCTCTTATAGCATCTGACAAAGGAAGCAGACCTTCCATCAGCAGTTTTACCATTCTCGGCATAATAAGCATTACCGCTCCGAGATTTATACCTAAATTCAGAATACCTTTCAGGTCATATTTTGCCAATATTCCTATAACTACCCCAAGAATCAGTCCTATCATCATCGGTTCGCCGAAAACACCAAATCTTTTCTGGATAGTTTCAGGATCGGCATTTAGTTTATTCAGCCCCGGAATCTTGTCTATTATTGCATTCCCCAGCAGTCCCACAGGGAAAAATATAGCTGATGACAGTGTCGGCAGTGATATTCCCGGCAGATCAAAATATTTCTGAACCATTGGCGCACACCAGTCTGCCAGTAAGAATGTTATTACAGCTGTCAGTCCTGCTGCAAAAAGCCCTAAAAAGAAATTCCCCGTGCTGCTGTATACCAATGCTCCTACAAAGGCAAAATGCCAGTAATTCCATAAATCTATATCTACTGTTTTTGTCCAGTTAAAAGTAAGCATTACTATGTTTATAATAATTGTAAGCGGCACTACAAACGGTGCTATTCTTGATGCCCATGCTATAGCTGCCAGCGGTGTCCATCCCAGATCCACTACAGGAAGATTTATTCCTGTTTCTTTTACCATATCCAGTGCTGCCGGTCCCAGACTGTCTACCAAAAGCCCGAATACAAGGAATATTCCCACGAATCCCATTCCTATTGTCATGGCAGCCCTCAATGCCCTGCTTAATTTTACTCCCAGACATGATGCCATTATAAATATAACTATAGGCAGCATTACTGTCGGTCCCATGCCGAGAATATACTGAACTACTCTTAATAATGTCTCAGCCATTATTTTCTCCTCCTTTTAAAATCTCTACTATTTTCTTTAAAAGAGCCTCTTCTCCTATTCCCGTAATCAACGGCAGTCCGTTTATTATAGGTGTTTTCAGATTATATTTTACCCCTGAGGTAACTACGATCAGATCTGCCATTCCGTCCTGTGATGGTATTGTCCCGACGTTAGACTGCATAGGGTCTACTTCTATTCCCTCTTTTTTACAATATTGAAGCACTTTTTCCGTAGCAACTGTAGACGTTGCTATTCCGCTTGTACAAGCGAAAATAATTCTTTTTTTCATGATTTCCTCCTAAATTTAATATAAAAAATATTTTTAAACTGAAATAATAACTCCTTTCCCTGTAGTAATTTCAGCTTTAGTGTATTGACCATATCCGAATAACCAAAACTGTTATAAATCTATGTAAAGTTCCTATTTCAATACTTCCTTCAAAATTTTTATTACCTCATCTTTATCAGAACTTTCCACTATCTGTTCCAGCTTGTCATTTTCCTGAAAAAGTTCTATTAGTTTTACAAGAAAGCTTATATGAGTATTATGTTCTTTTATTAATAAACCGAATATTATTTTCACATTTAGCTTTTCTCCGTTATTTTCCGCATTATTAAACTCAATTCCTTTTTTACTGGTAATCACAAACAGATTTTCCTTTAATACATATTTGGAATCTATGTGGGGAATAGCTACATTTATTTCCTCCAGCTTCATTCCCGTGGGAAAAGTGTTCTCTCTTTCCAATACTTTCGGGAGGTACTCTTCTGTTACACACTTATCTTCAAGAAGAATTTCATTTATAAAATGAAAAGCCTCTTCTTTACTCCCAAAATCTCTGTGCAAAAAAACATACTTTTTGTCTAAATTATCAACTATTGCCATCTGTATAATCCTTTCCTGTTATTTATATTTTAAAATTTCAAAATTTTTATCCTTTATCTTTTCAAATTTTGCTGTCATCAAATCATATAATTTTCTCTCATCTGTGATCTTTTCGATATCATCCAGAAATTTCGTTTCATCTATAATTTTTTTCAGCTGCAAAAATGCATTTATATGTTCTTTTTTATCAAGTGTCGCCAACATTACTATGTTTTTTATTTTTATGTTTTCCGGAAATTCAATTTCTTTTTTTAATTTCAAAAAACTCATTCCTGTCTTAAAAACATTTTTCTTAATACTTCCGTGAGGCAGTATTATATTTTTTCCTATTAACATATACATGCCTTTTTCATAGATTATTTCTACGCATTCTTCTATATAGCTCTCTTTTATATAGCCGTTCTCAAGTAATATCTTACCTGACTCCCTTATTCCTTCCTGCCAGTTTTTTACTTCCCCGGTAATTTTCATATTTTCTGCTGGCAGTATCTCCGGAAGTGTTTTTATATATTCTTTTTCCTCCTCTCTGTTTACATTTAAATACAATTCCAGTTCCTTTTCCATAGCATTCCGGTTTTCTATTCTTCCGTATTTTTCTATTATTTCCATTACTTTTCCCATACTTACGCTTTCATATGTTTTTTCTTTCAGATACTTTTTTATCTTCTTTTCGTCGTCGCTGTCCAGTATGGGACTCACTTTAATTACCGGAATTTCAGAATGTTTCAGATTTATATCAATTGTAGATATAATAATATCGGTATCTTTCAGGTCATAATCAAGAAAATTATTATATGGAATTACATCTGTTATATTCAGGAGATATCTTTCTTTAAGATTTTCCACAAGAAGTCTTGATGTTCCATAGCCGAAATTACATACTATAAGAATATTATTTATATGTCTGGCAAGCTTTTTCTTTTTTCTGTCCACCGCCAGCTTAAAATATATTGTTAAATACACCAGTTCCTCTATTTCCATGCTTTTTCCGAGATAATCCTCCAGAGGTTTTACTGATTCCCTCACTATGTTAAGCAGTACCGAGTATCTTTCCGTAACTTCATTCAAATCAAGCTTTTTCAGTCTTATATTATTTTTTATTCTGTATATTGTAGGTCTTATATGGTTAATCAGTCCTTCCTCAAGCAGATTATCATTAACAATTGAGATATCCAGCTTTTCATCTACATTCTTTATAATTTCCCTGATAAGGGTTTCTATCTGTATCCAGTTCTCATAAAATGAGTAATCAAAGTTATATGAGTGTGTTCCCAAAAGATATTCCACAAATTTCAGTATTTCAAACTCATTGCTGCTAAATCTGTTATATTGATACTTCCAATCCTGAATAAGTTTATTTAATACTTTATACTCATTTGTTGCCCTAAGAAAATTTTCATTTGAAATATGTTCTTCCAAAAGTCTGTCCTCTGTATTTCTGCTGTGAATAATCATCAGATATATAATCAGTACCTCGAATCCCTCATCTGAAATCATCTTTTTCATTTTTTCTTCGATTTTTTTCAAAAAATTAAAATATAATTTTATATCTTCTGTTTTCAGCTGTTTCACAAGAACATTTACCGTTCTTGCCACAGGCTCTGTCTGTTCTCTTATTTCGATACTGTCAAAGTTTTTTATGTAGAAATACTTTAATATATATTCCAAAAGCAGTTTTCGTATATTATTTTCATTTCCTACGAGTATAAGGCCTTTTTTAGGTTTTGAAATAAATGAAAATCCCAGTTTGTGAAGCTCCTCCCGTACTTCCTTCATATCATTTTTCAATGTGCTTTTTCCCACATTCAGAATTTTTTCAAGTGTTCCGAATTTGAAACCCTCTTCTGATATAAGAGAAAAAAAGTAAATTATTTCCATTCTTTCATATTTATTAAAGTTATAATTTCCCAAATCGAATTCTTCAAGAAACTTTCTCAGGTTTTCATTTTTCCTGCTTAATACTGCCATATTCTTTTCTATCTTCAATTCTGCCTTCATATTACTTTTATGAAATACATAATTCAGATTTTCAAGTCTGGTTCTTATTGCTCTTTCTGTGACATTAATATCATCTTCCAGTTTTTTTACAGAAACAGAATTTTCATTCAGAAAAAATTCCAATATGCCGATATCTTTTTTATCTATTAACATACTCATCTTCCTTTCGCTATAACTATACCTTAAAAATTAAATAAAAAAAGAGATAAATATCTTCGTAGTTTTTTGAAGTAATCTATCTCTTAATTTTTTTCTAAATTTTCTGTTTTTATTTATATGTATTTCTACTATAAATATTCTCCTATGTTTCGCTCTCTTAGTCCATAAATAAAGTTCTCATACTTCCCGTTTCCTCTCATTCAAAAACACCGTTTTCCATGGCATCCAAAAGCTGCCTGTGATCTTTCTGTGTCTGATCGGCATACTTTCCAGCAAACTCTGCCACCGCTTCGGCGAATGTATCTGACTTCCCGAGATAATCAGATATGGCGAAACGGTTTCCTGTGTTAGCATGTGCATAAGCAAGAGCTTTCCCGCACGCCTGACCGTAAAGATCGAAACCTTCTTCTCTTATCTCCTCCATTGGTATAGACCCTTTCATATTCCAAAGCTGCCTGACATAAAAATCATTCTCATTAAGCTTCCCCCAGCCGAGAAAAATATCACTGCCGGCCTGTATTGCTCTCTGTCCTGCCACTACACGATGCCCTCCGTTAACATAGGCATCAGTTTTCAGATAAGGCTCAAATACTGATTTTGAGGCACCTTTTACCTGCATAATCAAAGGATCATTATCGTCTTTTCCGAGAAGCAGCACTGCATAACAAGGTGTTCCCACACTTCCCACACCTACTACTTTTCTAACTATATCTACTACTCTGAACCTGTTTAGTATGAGTCTTTTCTCGCTTGAAATAGTCTCACGGTAACTCTTCATACCGTTATGCACAAATCTCAATTCCTCATCACTAAAAACATGTTCTATTATAGGCGGATTTTCTATAAATTTTCTCTCACCGTCTATTATATGTGTGAATTTTTCCATTGCTTTCTGGCTTGTACGGCTTCGTGCCTTGGCATTTATTGCATCAACTCTTTTTTTTATCTTATCTTTTTTTATATCAATTTCCGAAATTTTTATTTTTGTGTACCACAGGTCAAGAGTATTCATCCCAGTAGCTTCTTTCATTGTTTCTTTATATGACTGTACTGCATTAAAAGCATACTTCATACACTCTTTTCTTCCGAATCCCACAGATTCGCCGCCCAGTATTATACTCGCAGCAAGCCGTTTCAAATCCCATTCCCACGGTCCTCTTATAGTTTCGTCAAAATCATTTATATCAAAGAGCAGTGTTCCTTCTGGAGATCCGAATATACCAAAATTTCCTATATGTGCATCTCCGCAGATTTGTACGTGTATTCCTGTAACAGAAGTTTTTGATAAATCATGTGCCATTACCGCTGCTGCTCCCCGAAAATATGTAAACGGCGACACAGACATACGTTCATATCTTATCGGCACTAATTCCTCAATTCTTGTCTTATCCTGTGACCTTAGTATAGAGAGCGGGTCTCTTTCCTCAGAAATTCCCCATTCTGCATGACTGCTTCTGGGAACCCTGCCCCTTATCTCTTTCCAGTTTTCTCCGTTACCATTGTTTTGCATGTTCCTCACCCTTTCATTATCCATATTTAAAGCAAGTGTTACCAAAACTATATAACAGCCGTGCTGTCTGTAATGAGAATATAACATAATATTTCTCTAATTGCAAAAAAGATTTTTACTATTTTACCAGACTTATTTAATAAAAAAACTGTTTTATTTTCTGCTCTGCCGTATTCAAAAAGAGAGCATGTGCAATACCTGCTGTATCACTGCTCTCTTGTTATTAAAGATTTATTATTTTAGTTGCTGTTTTCCTGTTAAAAGCACTGTCATGTTCCACATAGATTAGTGTAGGATTATAATTTAGTATTAATTCCTCTATCTGAATACGTGAAATTACATCAATAAAATTCAAAGGTTCATCCCATATATATAAATGTGCCGATTCAGATAAACTTCCTGCAAGCAGAACTTTTTTCTTCTGTCCCTCACTGTATTCATCCAGTTTTTTATCAAACTGTCCTCTGTCAAAGTCCAGTTTTCTCAGTATTGATTTGAAAAGAGTTTCATCTATCCCTCTGTCCTCTGCGAATGACCTTAAAGTTCCTGAAAGAAAAGAAGCATCCTGCGGCACATATGAAATAATCAGACCGCTGCCCGTTTTAACCAGACCCGAATGCGGGATGTCCTCTCCTGCGAGAAGCTTTATCAGGCTTGACTTACCTGATCCGTTCTTTCCTTTTACCGCCACTCTGTCCCCGTTCATAACAGAAAATTCCAGCCCTTCAAATAATACCTTATCCCCGTAGAATATAGATAAGTCACTTATATCCGCCAGAGAACCTTTAGGATATACCAAAGAATGAAGTTTTAGATTTTCGGCAGTTTCTATATTTTTCAACAGACCGGATTTCTCCTCTATTGCTTTATTCTGCCTTGCCTCTATATTTTTTGATTTTTTCATCATTTTCGCTGATTTATGACCCAAAAAACCTCTGTCTACTCCCTCTCTGGTTCCGAATTTTGAATCTTCTGTTTTTTCAGACCATGCGGAAGTCCTTTTAGCCGCCTGTTTCAGTCTGCCTATATCTTTTTTCAGCCTTTCATTTTCTGCTGTTTCCAGATTGTCCTCCCTTTCTTTTTTCAAATTCCAGTCAGAAAAATTCCCTTTCATTATATCTATATTTGTTTTATTCACTGACAACACATGATCTATGATCTTATCCAGAAAGTCTCTGTCATGTGAAACAAGTATAAATCCCTTTTTTGTTTTCAGATATTCCGCTATTATTTCCTTTCCCTCCTCGTCAAGATGGTTCGTAGGCTCGTCAAGGAGAAGAAAATTCTGCTCTTTTAAGAGCAATGCAGCAAGCAGAACCTTGGTCTGCTCTCCGTTACTCAAAGTCTCAAACGGTCTGTACAAGACATCCTGATCTACATCAAGCCATGAAAATTCTCTGTTCAGCTCCCATAATTCATAGCTGCTGTTTACAGAATCTATAATATCTATTGTATCGCGTGACTTATCCTCTACCTCAAAAGGAAAATAATCAAATGTCACTGATGACGAAATCTTCCCTCTGTATTCATATTTTCCCAAAAGAAGATTCAGAAATGTAGTTTTCCCTCTTCCGTTTCTTCCTATAAAGCCTAATTTCCAATCTGTATCTATCTGAAAAGACACATCCTCAAAAATATTTTCATAGCTGGTTTCATAGCTGAATGTTAAATTATTTATATCTATTAACGACATAAAATCACCTCCGGTTAATAAAAAAAGAGCTGCAGGAAAGCCCGCAACCCGAAACGAAATAAAATGGTCTCTAAAACCAGATATTTCATATATATTCATCGAGAGTAATAACTTTCCTGCCGGGAAAAGCAAAACAAAACAACTTTGCGCTGTCTGTCATACACTATTCCCAAATTATTAATTAGCAAGATTATTATTCACTCTCTCATCTCCATTCTCATTTATTTAAATTATTATAACTTTTTATGTGATAAAAGTCAAATTCTTTGTCCCTGATATTAAACACCCTGTCCGGATACTTTTTAATGATATCTTGTCAGCTCTATCATAACAAAGTCCTCCTCGATTCTCTCCATGCGGAATTCATCTACACACATTCCCACGAGATTCAGCTCTGCCGAAACTTCACTTTCTCCCATAAGAATCCAGCCGTATTCCTCCATTGCCCTGTCTCTTTTCTGTGAAAAACATTCTTTTATCAGCTCGAATTCCTTGTCAGTAAGTTTACCAAGGAAAATAGTTATAATTGTTTTTTCCTGTGAGTAATTCAGATCCATTTTTAACTGATAATACTTCTTTTTCAGAAAAAAAGTCACAAGTTCATCTATAATTTTACCGTTTTTCTTTATTTCATTAATCATTTCAAACCTTTCTTCTAAAGAGACTATCCATTATGCTGTGTATTATTCCTGCTACAAAACCGCCTGCAAATCCGTTATTATAGAGATTCGCACCGCCCTGCCAGTCTGCTGTATACTGAACCAGACAAAAGTGCATGACTCCGGCTATTATACCAATGAAAAAACCATATTCTCCTGCCAGAGGAGCCAGTCCTGTAACAAAAATAATAGTCAGAATAACTGTTGGTGTAATGGTGGCATTAGTTGCCGTTATTATAAGAAGACACCCTATTATTACCGGTGTTATATTTTTGGGATTTTTCCCGAAAGCTGCAAAACCTATTACGCTTATTATTGATCCTACTGTTGCTCCATTTAGTGTAAGTCCTGTACTCAAAGCTACCATTGTAAGCAGAAAGCCCACAATCCCCATATTGATAAGTGTCATTTCCTCCCCGAAAAGACCGTAATAATCTGTAATTGCCCTTCCGCTCATAGACATCATCCGCTTATATTTATGCCAGCAAAAACCTCCCTTTATGAGTCCGAAGAGCAGAAAATAGCCGGATATTGAAAGCAGTATCATAAGAAGTATCTGATGAACATACTGTGACTGATTAACATCTACCACTACATCGAGTTTATATCCCAGTGTCCTGAATATTCCCGTAAAAAGCATGGCGAATATTCCGCCGGTAAAGCCTATATTATAGAGGACATAACCATTATGAAACCTTATTATATGACTCGCAAGGGGAACCAGTATAAAACCGTAAAAAGTCTTTATACTTATACCCAGAATAATCCAGAATATATTCAGTTCTATAGTATTGGTAGCTATAGGTGCCAGCCCGGCTCCAAACATTGCTATTACAAAATACTGTCTGAATGGTTTGTTATTAAATCTTGAATATAAATAAACTCCTGCGTACACAGGCAGAATATTATATATATTCTTACCAAAAAACGAAAATCCCATTGTTGTTAGTAAACCAGCCATAACAAACCCGTTTAGTTCAATTTTATTTATCCTTTGCACTAACAAAGTAAAAGCCATGACAAAAAATACATTCAGCAGTGTAGGCCCTATACCGCTTACTGATGTATAATCAGTAATAAGTGTGTCCCTTGAGATAATCAGTCTCATCAATCCCGCCCCTAATTCCTGAATAGGCGTCGTTACAAATATTATTACCAGAAAAAATAATAAAATCAAATCAATATGTTCTATCCTCTTAACTATCATAAACCTCCCGTTTTTACTTTTATAAGATTATTTTTTAGATTTGTATGTCGATATGCGTAAAACATTATACTATATCAGAAAAAGATTAGTCAATTTTTTTAATGAATTTTTTTTCATTTTTGATAAAAAATTTTATTTAACAGCTGCACTGTTATTCGTATAAAATCATTTTAAAATATGACTTACTGCATTTCCTCTTCTTTCATTTATATATTTTTTTTCCTGATGATTACTTTTGATAAAATGAATAGCATAATGAATATACAGAAACACTCTGAATGAATATTGCAGCTTCTAAAATTCTTTTTCTTTTGTAATTTTATTAAAACACTTAATATTATGATTATTTTAGAATTAAATTATGTAGAATGTTTCATTTGTTACAAAATATTTT
The sequence above is drawn from the Sebaldella sp. S0638 genome and encodes:
- a CDS encoding DUF1576 domain-containing protein; translated protein: MIVKRIEHIDLILLFFLVIIFVTTPIQELGAGLMRLIISRDTLITDYTSVSGIGPTLLNVFFVMAFTLLVQRINKIELNGFVMAGLLTTMGFSFFGKNIYNILPVYAGVYLYSRFNNKPFRQYFVIAMFGAGLAPIATNTIELNIFWIILGISIKTFYGFILVPLASHIIRFHNGYVLYNIGFTGGIFAMLFTGIFRTLGYKLDVVVDVNQSQYVHQILLMILLSISGYFLLFGLIKGGFCWHKYKRMMSMSGRAITDYYGLFGEEMTLINMGIVGFLLTMVALSTGLTLNGATVGSIISVIGFAAFGKNPKNITPVIIGCLLIITATNATITPTVILTIIFVTGLAPLAGEYGFFIGIIAGVMHFCLVQYTADWQGGANLYNNGFAGGFVAGIIHSIMDSLFRRKV